In Acidimicrobiales bacterium, one genomic interval encodes:
- a CDS encoding GNAT family N-acetyltransferase → MTGRHRLAVPDPPLVVDGLELRRWAIGDRDDLVEAWADPEVRRWTAVPDDVDSDVAARWIAGEERRREAGLALDLVGVAVNDGRLLGEVGLSAFDMQRGAARIGWWVAASERGRGVATSMVRVLTAWAHAGPLALRAVVAEVDPANPASAAVARAAGFRLLSSSPEAPMTTDAAPPRLVFASVRPDSEPVTGIEGPVVRASEDLTSEDRPDA, encoded by the coding sequence GTGACCGGGAGACATCGACTAGCCGTCCCCGATCCACCGCTGGTGGTCGACGGCCTGGAGTTGCGGCGGTGGGCGATTGGTGATCGGGACGACCTAGTTGAGGCCTGGGCAGATCCGGAGGTTCGACGTTGGACCGCCGTTCCCGACGACGTCGATTCGGATGTCGCGGCACGGTGGATAGCCGGCGAGGAACGGCGCCGAGAAGCTGGCCTGGCACTGGACCTGGTCGGTGTGGCGGTCAACGACGGCCGGTTACTCGGAGAGGTGGGACTCTCGGCCTTCGATATGCAGCGCGGCGCGGCCCGAATCGGTTGGTGGGTGGCGGCTTCTGAACGCGGACGGGGAGTGGCCACGTCGATGGTCAGGGTGTTGACCGCCTGGGCCCATGCCGGACCGCTCGCCCTGCGTGCCGTAGTAGCCGAAGTGGACCCGGCGAACCCGGCGTCCGCTGCCGTGGCACGTGCAGCCGGATTCAGGCTTCTCTCATCAAGCCCCGAGGCCCCCATGACCACCGACGCTGCCCCACCACGGTTGGTGTTCGCGTCGGTCAGACCTGACTCCGAACCCGTCACTGGAATAGAGGGCCCTGTGGTCCGAGCCTCTGAAGACCTGACCTCTGAAGATCGGCCGGACGCGTGA
- a CDS encoding Xaa-Pro peptidase family protein, with the protein MTNGTVDGLPPLAVADRLDALRALFDDAGVDALLVTGTTNVRYLTGFTGSAGNLWVDDRQAVLITDGRYSQQAPTQIADAGTPVDVEVPASSDQSPVTALAAGSTRIGLEARSVTWSEQQRLAKLLDDDPVATDGLVEALREVKDDGEVARIATAAAIADRAFAEVQPTMVAGTTEADLALALDHAMRTGGASDRAFETIVAAGPNSALPHARPGFRPLADGDLVVCDFGAVYDGYRSDMTRSFRVGGSGSGQEANLLSAVLDAQEAGLALVADGVPLAEIDRACRDILVEAGLGEAFSHGTGHGVGLDIHEGPAVASTASGSLRAGQVVTVEPGAYVAGIGGVRWEDTVLVTSDGHRPLTGYPKIL; encoded by the coding sequence GTGACCAACGGAACCGTCGACGGGTTGCCGCCGCTAGCCGTAGCCGATCGACTTGACGCCCTACGCGCCCTGTTCGACGACGCCGGGGTCGACGCCCTGCTGGTCACCGGAACCACCAATGTCCGCTACCTGACCGGCTTCACGGGCTCCGCAGGAAACCTGTGGGTCGACGACCGGCAAGCCGTACTGATCACCGACGGGCGATACAGCCAACAGGCTCCAACCCAGATAGCCGATGCAGGCACGCCAGTCGACGTCGAAGTACCCGCAAGCAGCGACCAGTCACCGGTCACCGCCCTGGCCGCCGGATCAACCCGGATTGGCCTGGAAGCCCGATCGGTCACATGGTCCGAACAACAGCGCCTAGCCAAACTGCTGGACGACGACCCGGTAGCCACCGACGGCCTCGTCGAGGCACTGCGAGAAGTCAAGGACGACGGCGAAGTAGCACGAATCGCCACCGCGGCAGCCATCGCCGACCGGGCATTTGCCGAAGTGCAACCAACCATGGTCGCCGGAACCACAGAGGCCGACCTGGCCCTGGCCCTCGACCACGCCATGCGGACCGGCGGCGCGTCGGACCGAGCGTTCGAGACAATCGTGGCCGCTGGCCCCAACAGCGCCCTGCCCCACGCCCGACCCGGCTTCCGACCATTGGCCGACGGAGACCTGGTGGTATGCGACTTTGGGGCGGTGTACGACGGCTACCGATCCGACATGACCCGCTCCTTCCGGGTTGGAGGGTCGGGCTCCGGCCAGGAAGCCAACCTGCTGTCCGCCGTCCTAGACGCCCAAGAAGCCGGACTGGCCCTGGTGGCCGACGGCGTGCCGCTAGCCGAGATAGATCGGGCGTGTCGTGACATCCTCGTGGAGGCAGGTCTAGGGGAGGCCTTCTCGCACGGAACGGGCCATGGCGTAGGCCTCGACATCCACGAGGGCCCGGCCGTGGCCTCCACAGCCAGCGGTAGCCTCAGGGCCGGACAGGTGGTCACCGTTGAACCCGGGGCCTACGTCGCCGGGATTGGCGGCGTGCGCTGGGAGGACACGGTGCTGGTCACCAGCGACGGCCACCGTCCACTCACCGGTTACCCGAAGATCCTCTGA
- a CDS encoding aspartate carbamoyltransferase catalytic subunit, which yields MSPTAGHLLGIDGMSRSELEELLELTDTFAEVGRRPIPKVPALRGRTVATVFFENSTRTRMSFDTAARRLSADTIAFAAGGSSLSKGESLRDTVEVVASYGADALVVRHPMAGTAHRVAGWTNASVINAGDGCHEHPTQALLDCYTLRDRRGSLDGMRIAIVGDVRHSRVARSNVLAFTALGAEVVLVAPATLLPPAVDVWPVTVSHELDPLLAGLDAIYLLRMQSERITEGLIPSMREYATDFGLSVERAARLPDDALILHPGPTNPGVEISAAAAADQRSVILDQVVHGVSVRMAVLFLLLGSGRTPAPTGSSETGISATSGSASDDEGVRP from the coding sequence ATGAGCCCGACGGCCGGACACCTGTTGGGAATCGACGGGATGTCCCGGTCCGAACTCGAGGAGTTGCTCGAGTTGACGGACACGTTCGCAGAGGTCGGACGTCGGCCCATCCCGAAGGTGCCTGCCTTACGGGGCCGCACAGTGGCCACCGTCTTCTTCGAGAACTCGACCCGGACCCGCATGTCCTTCGACACCGCGGCCCGTCGTCTGTCCGCCGACACCATCGCCTTCGCCGCCGGCGGTTCGTCCCTCAGCAAAGGTGAGAGCCTGCGGGACACGGTCGAGGTAGTGGCCTCGTACGGTGCCGACGCACTGGTGGTCCGTCATCCGATGGCCGGGACCGCCCACCGGGTGGCCGGATGGACTAATGCCTCCGTGATAAACGCTGGTGACGGCTGCCACGAGCACCCCACTCAGGCCCTCCTCGACTGCTACACCCTCCGGGATCGCCGTGGATCCCTAGATGGCATGCGAATCGCCATCGTGGGCGACGTCCGACACTCCCGGGTGGCCCGCTCCAACGTCCTGGCGTTCACTGCGTTGGGGGCCGAGGTGGTACTCGTGGCCCCGGCCACGCTGCTGCCACCTGCCGTGGATGTCTGGCCGGTCACGGTGAGCCACGAACTGGACCCACTGCTGGCCGGATTGGACGCCATCTACCTCCTACGGATGCAGAGCGAACGCATCACCGAGGGGCTGATTCCGTCAATGCGCGAGTACGCCACGGACTTTGGACTCTCGGTCGAACGAGCGGCCCGCCTACCTGACGATGCCCTGATCCTGCATCCCGGTCCGACCAATCCCGGAGTCGAGATTTCTGCGGCCGCCGCGGCCGACCAACGATCGGTGATCCTCGACCAGGTGGTCCACGGGGTGTCGGTCCGCATGGCGGTCCTGTTCCTGCTCCTGGGCTCGGGCCGAACCCCAGCACCGACCGGTAGTTCAGAGACCGGTATTTCAGCAACTAGCGGTTCAGCATCTGACGACGAAGGGGTTCGACCATGA
- the carA gene encoding glutamine-hydrolyzing carbamoyl-phosphate synthase small subunit translates to MSESTHEPHRNRRHRPPEAALVLADGEVFEGEAIGAAPPNGVASGEVVFNTVLSGYQEVITDPSYAGQIITFTASHLGNYGVSPHDNENRRPFCRGVVVRDLARRRSNWRAEDDLDGLLRTHGVAGITGIDTRRLTRHLRDAGAMPGAFGTADLATLTAAANVEPGTDGLDLVSTVTCDAPTTVASTGGGRRIVAFDFGIKATIIRHLAGLGEVTIVPASTSASDVLAMEPDGVFLSNGPGDPGPLADVRTQIGVLLGEVPVFGICLGHQLLAGTIGAETYKLPFGHHGGNHPVRNLATGAVEITSQNHNYCVAEGSIPTAELTHVNLNDQTVEGIRCLDVPAFSVQYHPEAGPGPHDSRYLFDEFEDLMARVRGTASVASPGGAA, encoded by the coding sequence TTGAGCGAATCCACCCACGAACCGCATCGGAACCGTCGGCATCGCCCCCCCGAAGCGGCCCTGGTGCTGGCCGACGGTGAGGTCTTCGAGGGTGAGGCAATCGGTGCCGCACCGCCCAACGGCGTGGCCAGCGGTGAGGTCGTGTTCAACACGGTGTTGTCGGGGTACCAGGAGGTCATCACCGACCCGTCCTACGCCGGTCAGATCATCACCTTCACGGCCTCGCATCTAGGGAACTACGGGGTCAGCCCCCACGACAACGAGAACCGGCGACCGTTCTGTCGTGGTGTGGTCGTCCGTGACCTAGCCAGACGTCGCAGCAACTGGCGGGCCGAGGACGACCTCGACGGACTGCTTCGGACCCATGGCGTGGCGGGTATCACCGGAATCGACACCCGGCGCCTCACCCGCCACCTGCGCGACGCGGGCGCCATGCCGGGCGCCTTCGGAACGGCGGACCTGGCCACGCTCACAGCGGCAGCGAACGTCGAACCGGGCACCGACGGCCTCGACCTGGTGTCGACGGTGACCTGCGACGCGCCGACCACCGTGGCGTCGACCGGTGGTGGTCGACGCATTGTCGCCTTCGACTTCGGCATCAAGGCCACCATCATCCGGCATCTGGCAGGGCTAGGAGAGGTCACGATCGTGCCGGCGTCCACGTCGGCGTCCGACGTCCTAGCCATGGAGCCCGACGGCGTGTTCCTCTCCAACGGTCCCGGCGACCCGGGCCCCCTGGCCGACGTCCGCACCCAGATCGGCGTCCTTCTCGGCGAGGTGCCGGTGTTCGGGATCTGCCTCGGACACCAGTTGCTAGCCGGAACCATCGGCGCCGAGACCTACAAACTCCCGTTCGGCCACCACGGAGGCAATCACCCGGTGCGGAACCTGGCCACCGGAGCCGTCGAGATCACCAGTCAGAACCACAACTACTGCGTGGCCGAGGGATCCATCCCCACCGCCGAACTAACGCATGTGAACCTCAACGACCAGACCGTGGAGGGCATCCGCTGCCTGGACGTGCCGGCGTTCAGCGTCCAGTACCACCCCGAAGCCGGCCCAGGC
- the pyrR gene encoding bifunctional pyr operon transcriptional regulator/uracil phosphoribosyltransferase PyrR → MTADDMGRAIRRMAHEVIERNHGLDEIVVVGLQTGGVPVAERLAETLEEIEGIRPPVGTLDVALHRDDIGIRPVVAEATTDLSTDLDGRIVILVDDVLFTGRTIRAALDAVCDFGRPRSIQLAVMVDRGHRELPIRPDYVGKNLPTRRDEVVDVHEVGVDLGAMEK, encoded by the coding sequence ATGACCGCCGATGACATGGGCAGGGCCATCCGTCGCATGGCCCATGAGGTCATCGAGCGGAACCACGGACTAGACGAGATCGTCGTGGTCGGTCTCCAGACCGGTGGCGTGCCGGTGGCCGAACGCCTCGCCGAGACCCTCGAGGAGATCGAGGGCATCCGACCGCCGGTGGGCACCCTTGACGTGGCGTTACACCGCGACGACATCGGCATCCGTCCGGTGGTCGCTGAGGCCACCACGGACCTCTCGACCGACCTCGATGGTCGGATCGTGATCCTGGTCGACGACGTCCTGTTCACCGGTCGAACTATCCGGGCCGCACTCGATGCGGTCTGTGACTTCGGTCGACCCCGATCCATCCAGCTGGCGGTCATGGTCGACCGCGGCCATCGGGAACTGCCCATCCGGCCGGACTACGTGGGCAAGAACCTTCCGACCCGGCGAGACGAGGTGGTCGACGTACACGAGGTGGGCGTCGACCTCGGAGCGATGGAGAAGTGA
- a CDS encoding shikimate kinase → MDSEPTVTPPRHLALVGLMGVGKTAVGASVASRLGCRHVDLDRAVTQLAGRSIGVIFHEGGEESFRDLEEQALGLQMQAVDPIVLSTGGGVLGRETNRAVLAREATVVWLRATPETLAARVGDPSSRPLLADSDPVEALRRLASERTPAYETAADAVIDTDGLDVSMVGTLVVDALPATDGAVQ, encoded by the coding sequence ATGGACTCTGAGCCCACCGTGACGCCCCCCCGCCACCTGGCACTGGTCGGCCTGATGGGGGTCGGCAAGACGGCTGTCGGAGCCTCGGTGGCCTCTCGTCTGGGTTGCCGCCACGTAGACCTGGACCGAGCGGTAACTCAGTTGGCCGGACGCTCCATCGGTGTGATCTTCCACGAAGGCGGAGAGGAATCCTTCCGCGACCTGGAAGAGCAGGCCCTGGGCCTCCAGATGCAAGCCGTGGACCCCATCGTGTTGTCCACCGGTGGAGGCGTCCTGGGCCGGGAAACCAACCGGGCGGTCCTAGCCCGGGAGGCGACCGTGGTGTGGCTCCGGGCCACACCCGAGACGCTGGCCGCCCGGGTAGGCGACCCATCGAGCCGCCCCCTGCTAGCCGACAGTGACCCGGTCGAAGCACTGCGACGTCTGGCTTCCGAGCGGACCCCGGCCTATGAGACAGCTGCCGACGCGGTGATCGACACCGACGGGTTGGATGTCTCGATGGTCGGCACCCTCGTGGTGGACGCCTTGCCGGCCACCGACGGAGCTGTCCAATGA
- the aroQ gene encoding type II 3-dehydroquinate dehydratase, producing the protein MSDRIVLLLSGPNLNLLGEREPDIYGSATLDDHVADATAAATAHGLVLEHVQSNHEGELVDAIHDARRRCAGIVVNPGAFTHYAWAIHDALAAFDGPIVELHLSNPAAREPWRHTSVVAPVAAGTIAGFGAVGYRMAVEAVADLLDR; encoded by the coding sequence ATGAGCGACCGCATCGTGCTCCTCCTGTCGGGACCCAACCTGAACCTGCTGGGCGAACGGGAGCCGGACATCTACGGATCAGCCACCCTGGACGACCACGTGGCCGACGCCACGGCAGCCGCCACCGCCCACGGACTGGTCCTGGAACACGTCCAGTCCAACCACGAAGGCGAACTGGTGGACGCCATCCACGATGCCCGACGACGCTGTGCCGGCATCGTCGTCAACCCGGGGGCCTTCACCCACTACGCGTGGGCCATACACGACGCCCTGGCGGCCTTCGACGGCCCAATCGTGGAACTCCACCTCTCCAACCCGGCAGCCCGCGAACCATGGCGCCACACGTCGGTGGTAGCCCCGGTGGCCGCCGGAACTATTGCCGGCTTCGGAGCTGTCGGCTACCGGATGGCAGTCGAGGCGGTAGCCGACCTCCTAGACAGGTGA
- a CDS encoding 3-dehydroquinate synthase family protein, producing the protein MIRLEVTLPEGRSYPVLVGPQAAEELASVLPSGVQRVAIVTQPDIPVAVDPGVDHRIFPIPDGETAKALSTIEELCRAFATWGLTRGDAIVGVGGGVVTDVAGFAAASYHRGLPVVHVATTLLAQIDAAIGGKTGVNLPEGKNLIGAFWQPAAVLCDTSTLDTLPAREMRCGLGEMAKYHFLGGDDLADLAFDQRVARCVEIKADIVVADEREAGRRAVLNYGHTLAHAIETTGHYDLRHGEAVAIGLVYAAELSQALERIDSDRVAEHRKIVDGYGLPISLPEGAETDDLMAAMARDKKAVDGLTFALDGPTGIEVVANIDPGLVRDTLDAVR; encoded by the coding sequence ATGATCCGCCTCGAGGTGACACTGCCCGAAGGCCGGTCCTACCCCGTGCTGGTCGGCCCGCAAGCAGCGGAGGAGCTGGCTTCGGTACTGCCATCCGGGGTCCAAAGGGTGGCCATTGTCACCCAGCCGGACATTCCCGTCGCCGTGGACCCGGGCGTAGACCACCGAATCTTTCCCATCCCGGACGGCGAGACCGCCAAAGCACTGTCCACCATCGAGGAACTCTGCCGGGCCTTCGCAACCTGGGGCCTGACCCGCGGCGACGCCATAGTCGGCGTAGGCGGAGGGGTGGTCACCGACGTGGCCGGCTTCGCCGCCGCCTCCTACCACCGCGGCCTACCCGTGGTTCACGTCGCCACCACGCTGCTAGCCCAGATCGACGCAGCGATCGGCGGCAAGACCGGCGTCAACCTCCCGGAAGGAAAGAACCTGATCGGCGCCTTCTGGCAACCGGCAGCCGTGCTGTGCGACACATCCACCCTGGACACCCTGCCCGCACGCGAGATGCGCTGCGGTCTGGGCGAAATGGCCAAGTACCACTTCCTCGGAGGCGACGACCTAGCCGACCTGGCCTTCGACCAGCGGGTGGCCCGCTGCGTGGAAATCAAAGCCGACATAGTGGTCGCCGACGAGCGAGAAGCCGGACGAAGAGCCGTCTTGAACTACGGCCACACCCTCGCCCACGCCATCGAAACCACCGGCCACTACGACCTCCGCCACGGCGAAGCGGTAGCCATCGGCCTGGTCTATGCCGCCGAACTAAGCCAAGCCCTCGAACGAATCGACAGCGACCGGGTAGCCGAGCACCGAAAGATCGTGGACGGCTACGGCCTTCCCATTTCGCTACCCGAAGGCGCCGAGACCGACGACCTTATGGCCGCCATGGCCCGCGACAAGAAAGCCGTCGACGGCCTGACCTTCGCCCTGGACGGCCCAACAGGCATCGAGGTGGTAGCCAACATCGACCCGGGCCTCGTACGCGACACCCTCGACGCCGTCCGATGA
- a CDS encoding SBBP repeat-containing protein: MSGPPAGAWSSDNGAVAVFSSYPGIDADAVYSVAVDSSGNVYTTGYFNDTVDFDPGPGTANLTAKNISHSDAFVSKLDSSGNYVWAKSFGGIGKDYGYSVAVDSSGNVYITGRFEGHANENHIVDLDPGSGTTNVTHNGNGDVFVSKLDSSGDLVWAKSFGGSGTDYGYSVAVDSSGNVYTAGYFNDTVDFDPGAGTTNLTSNGSSDVFVSKLDSSGDLVWAKSFGGSESDSAKSVAVDSSGNVHTTGYFRDTVDFDPGAGTTNLTASVIVSAGTVYQGPDVFVSKLDSSGDLVWAKSFGEPNSDWAESVAVDSSGNVYTTGRFATYYSSGTVDFDPGAGTAGLPSNGSHDAFVSKLDSSGDYVWAKSLGGPAGDYGHSVAVDSSGNVYTAGSFHSGGYQGAVDFDPGAGTLELIGAGTAESNLNGGVDAFVWKLDSSGNLVTGAGVTVALSGGSTAVSEAGSTDSFTVALNAQPSSDVVLSVVSADTGEATVSPTQLTFTNSNWDTAQTVTVTGVDDSAVDGTQTTAVTVAVVDGSSDDAYDAVVDSTVSVTTSDDDTAAFVLSGTSVTVSEAGSTATFTVVLGAQPSTDVALSAVSAVTGEATVSTAQLTFTSGNWNA, from the coding sequence GTGTCTGGGCCACCGGCCGGTGCGTGGTCGTCAGATAACGGAGCGGTCGCCGTGTTCAGCAGCTACCCCGGTATCGATGCGGACGCTGTCTATTCGGTGGCGGTCGACTCGTCGGGCAACGTGTACACCACCGGATACTTCAACGACACGGTCGACTTCGACCCGGGACCGGGCACCGCCAACCTCACCGCGAAAAACATCAGCCATTCTGACGCGTTCGTTTCGAAGTTGGATTCGTCGGGTAACTACGTGTGGGCCAAGAGCTTCGGCGGCATCGGCAAAGACTATGGCTATTCGGTGGCGGTCGACTCGTCGGGCAACGTGTACATCACCGGTCGCTTCGAAGGGCACGCCAACGAAAACCACATAGTCGACCTCGACCCGGGTTCGGGCACTACCAACGTCACCCATAACGGCAACGGCGACGTGTTCGTGTCGAAGTTGGACTCGTCCGGGGACCTGGTGTGGGCCAAGAGCTTCGGCGGATCCGGCACGGATTATGGCTATTCGGTGGCGGTCGACTCGTCGGGCAACGTGTACACCGCCGGATACTTCAACGACACGGTCGACTTCGACCCGGGTGCGGGCACTACCAACCTCACCTCGAACGGCAGTTCCGACGTGTTCGTTTCGAAGTTGGACTCGTCCGGGGACCTGGTGTGGGCCAAGAGCTTCGGCGGATCCGAATCGGATTCGGCCAAATCGGTGGCGGTCGACTCGTCGGGCAACGTGCACACCACCGGATACTTCCGAGACACGGTCGACTTCGACCCGGGTGCGGGCACTACCAACCTCACCGCGTCGGTGATTGTGTCCGCTGGCACGGTGTACCAGGGCCCCGACGTATTCGTTTCGAAGTTGGACTCGTCCGGGGACCTGGTGTGGGCCAAGAGCTTCGGCGAACCCAATTCGGATTGGGCCGAATCGGTGGCGGTCGACTCGTCGGGCAACGTGTACACCACCGGTCGCTTCGCCACCTACTACTCCTCCGGCACGGTCGACTTCGACCCGGGTGCGGGCACCGCCGGCCTCCCCTCGAACGGCAGTCACGACGCGTTCGTTTCGAAGTTGGACTCGTCGGGCGACTACGTGTGGGCCAAGAGCTTGGGCGGTCCCGCCGGCGATTATGGCCATTCGGTGGCGGTCGACTCGTCGGGCAACGTGTACACCGCCGGGTCATTCCACTCGGGCGGATATCAGGGTGCGGTCGACTTCGACCCGGGTGCGGGCACCCTCGAATTAATAGGTGCGGGCACCGCCGAATCAAACTTGAACGGCGGGGTCGACGCGTTCGTGTGGAAGTTGGATTCTTCGGGCAACCTCGTTACCGGTGCCGGCGTGACGGTGGCGTTGTCAGGTGGGTCGACCGCTGTGTCCGAGGCGGGGTCGACGGATTCGTTCACGGTGGCGTTGAACGCCCAGCCGTCCTCCGATGTGGTCCTGTCGGTCGTCTCGGCTGACACCGGTGAGGCGACGGTGTCGCCGACCCAGTTGACGTTCACCAACTCGAACTGGGACACCGCGCAGACCGTTACGGTCACCGGTGTCGACGACAGTGCCGTCGACGGGACCCAGACGACGGCGGTGACCGTGGCCGTCGTCGACGGGTCGTCGGATGACGCGTACGACGCGGTGGTCGATTCGACCGTGTCGGTGACCACCTCTGATGACGACACGGCCGCTTTCGTTCTGTCTGGGACTTCGGTGACGGTGTCCGAGGCGGGTTCCACGGCGACGTTCACCGTGGTGCTGGGCGCCCAACCGTCCACGGACGTGGCCCTGTCGGCCGTCTCGGCCGTTACCGGTGAGGCGACGGTGTCGACGGCCCAGTTGACGTTCACGTCGGGCAACTGGAACGCC
- a CDS encoding dihydroorotase encodes MSVVLRGGRIIDADGERTLDVEISEDGTIAAVGTGLIGDLDLDASGCVVSPGFVDLHAHLREPGQEEAETIETGARGGSLGGYTALVAMPNTDPTTDCVAVVEQVRALGRRSTCEIVPSAAMTVDRAGTDMAPMGELVDAGVGIFTDDGTGLQDPRLMRRVMEYSTGLTRRLGRPVMLAQHCEVSALSAGGYMHEGEWSSRLGIPGQPAEAEELMVMRDIALVRLTGAHLHFQHLSTASSVAMVRGAKAAGLPVTAEATTHHFTLTDAACATYDPVFKVHPPLRTDADVAAIRAGLADGTIDAVATDHAPHAPHAKERTFDEAPPGMLGLETAFALTLSESGLDLPEVLAVLSWRPAAIAGIADRHGVSVVPGAPANLCVVDPDETWTVSGAAMASRSSNTPYEGDTLRGRVRHTIRAGELVVVDGEAQR; translated from the coding sequence ATGAGCGTCGTGCTGCGAGGCGGCCGCATCATCGACGCCGATGGCGAACGGACCCTCGACGTCGAAATCAGCGAGGACGGAACGATCGCCGCAGTCGGCACCGGGTTGATTGGCGACCTCGACCTCGACGCATCGGGGTGCGTAGTTTCCCCCGGCTTCGTCGACCTCCACGCCCACCTCCGTGAGCCGGGCCAGGAAGAGGCCGAGACCATCGAGACCGGCGCAAGGGGTGGATCGCTCGGTGGCTACACGGCACTGGTGGCCATGCCCAACACCGATCCGACCACCGACTGCGTGGCCGTGGTCGAACAGGTCCGGGCCCTCGGGCGGCGGTCAACGTGCGAGATAGTGCCGTCGGCGGCCATGACGGTGGATCGGGCGGGCACCGACATGGCGCCCATGGGCGAGTTGGTGGACGCCGGGGTTGGGATCTTCACCGACGACGGCACCGGCCTCCAGGACCCCCGCCTCATGCGGCGGGTCATGGAATACAGCACCGGTCTCACTCGCCGCCTGGGTCGACCGGTGATGCTGGCCCAGCACTGCGAGGTATCGGCCCTGTCGGCCGGCGGCTACATGCACGAAGGGGAGTGGTCGTCGCGGCTGGGCATTCCCGGCCAACCGGCGGAGGCCGAAGAACTAATGGTGATGCGAGACATCGCCCTGGTTCGACTCACCGGTGCCCACCTGCACTTCCAACACCTCTCCACGGCCAGTTCGGTGGCCATGGTGCGTGGCGCCAAGGCGGCCGGCCTTCCGGTGACCGCCGAGGCGACCACCCACCACTTCACCCTCACCGATGCGGCGTGCGCCACCTACGACCCGGTGTTCAAGGTTCACCCGCCGCTGCGGACCGATGCCGACGTTGCCGCCATCCGGGCCGGCCTCGCCGACGGGACCATCGATGCGGTGGCCACCGACCACGCACCGCACGCACCGCACGCCAAGGAGCGAACCTTCGACGAGGCCCCCCCAGGAATGCTGGGCCTGGAGACGGCCTTTGCCCTCACCCTGAGCGAGTCAGGACTAGACCTTCCCGAAGTACTAGCTGTTCTCTCATGGAGGCCAGCGGCCATTGCCGGCATCGCGGATCGGCACGGCGTGTCGGTGGTACCCGGTGCCCCGGCGAACCTCTGTGTCGTCGACCCCGATGAGACATGGACGGTGTCCGGAGCGGCGATGGCCAGCCGGAGCAGCAACACCCCCTACGAGGGGGACACCCTGCGGGGGCGGGTACGCCACACCATTCGCGCCGGTGAGCTGGTCGTGGTCGATGGAGAGGCCCAACGTTGA
- the nusB gene encoding transcription antitermination factor NusB: protein MAADPVDAIGSRREARETALGVLYAAEAQGRDLLEVLADRPVAPSEYAVEIVQGVAATLDELDVLIGRHAEGWRTDRMPAVDRALLRMAVYELCHRADVPTSAVLSEVVDLAGDYSTDRSSRFVNGVVSAVAAVARPETRSKVGSESDDAT from the coding sequence GTGGCAGCGGATCCCGTCGACGCAATCGGATCGCGCCGAGAAGCCCGCGAGACCGCCCTGGGCGTGCTCTACGCCGCTGAGGCGCAGGGCCGCGACCTACTCGAGGTGCTGGCCGACCGGCCGGTGGCCCCGTCGGAGTACGCCGTAGAGATCGTGCAAGGGGTGGCTGCCACACTCGACGAGCTCGATGTGCTAATCGGACGTCACGCGGAAGGCTGGCGGACCGACCGGATGCCGGCCGTGGACCGGGCGCTCCTGCGGATGGCCGTCTACGAGTTGTGCCACCGTGCCGACGTTCCCACGTCAGCCGTGTTGTCCGAAGTGGTGGACCTAGCGGGCGACTACTCGACAGATCGCTCGTCGCGTTTCGTGAACGGTGTCGTCTCGGCGGTAGCTGCCGTGGCCCGTCCCGAAACCCGTTCCAAAGTTGGTTCCGAGTCGGACGACGCGACATGA
- the efp gene encoding elongation factor P, which produces MPTITTNDLKNGMTLEIEADLVQVVEFQHVKPGKGHAFVRTTLRNVRTGSVVDRTFRAGEKVQRAMIDKRSMQFLYRDGADYVFMDDQTYDQMQVAPSTLGDASNYIVEQATAIILLFGEEVIGVELPASVDLDITETEPGLQGDRVSGARKPATLETGLTVQVPLFIENGERVKVDTRSGEYLSRA; this is translated from the coding sequence ATGCCCACAATCACCACCAATGACCTGAAAAACGGGATGACCCTCGAGATCGAGGCCGACCTCGTTCAGGTGGTCGAGTTCCAGCACGTGAAACCGGGCAAGGGTCACGCCTTCGTCCGCACGACGTTGCGAAACGTCCGTACCGGGTCGGTGGTGGATCGCACCTTCCGGGCCGGCGAGAAAGTGCAACGGGCCATGATTGACAAGCGGTCGATGCAGTTCCTGTACCGAGACGGCGCCGACTATGTCTTCATGGACGACCAGACCTACGACCAGATGCAGGTCGCACCGTCGACCCTCGGTGACGCGTCGAACTACATCGTGGAGCAGGCCACGGCAATCATCCTGCTGTTCGGCGAGGAGGTCATCGGTGTGGAACTCCCGGCATCGGTCGACCTGGACATCACCGAGACCGAACCTGGCCTTCAGGGCGACCGGGTGTCCGGAGCCCGTAAGCCGGCGACCCTGGAAACCGGGCTGACCGTTCAGGTGCCGTTGTTCATCGAAAACGGTGAGCGCGTCAAAGTCGATACCCGTTCGGGCGAGTACCTCAGCCGGGCCTGA